A window of the Thalassospira indica genome harbors these coding sequences:
- the odhB gene encoding 2-oxoglutarate dehydrogenase complex dihydrolipoyllysine-residue succinyltransferase, which yields MATEVKVPALGESVSEATVAKWYKKVGDAVAADEPIVELETDKVTVEVNAPVAGAIAELVVGEGDEVEVGALIAMINEGAEGAAASDEPAKEEAPAAKKEEAPAKKEEPKAAPTAAPAETTASNSDHPLAPAVRKLVEDKNLDPSKIPATGKDGRLTKGDVLNFLEGGGSASRAAAPAPSAPAAPKPERELRDGEERVKMSKLRQTIARRLKEAQNTAAMLTTYNEVDMTNLLACRNKYKDGFEKKHGVKLGFMSFFIKACTTALKEWPAVNAEIDGNSFIYKNYCDIGVAVGTPQGLVVPVIRSAEEKTFADLESTIVDFGKRARDGKLGMDEMTGGSFTISNGGVFGSLLSSPILNAPQSGILGMHKTQMRPVAIDGKVEIRPMMYLALSYDHRIIDGREAVSFLVRVKECIENPERILLDI from the coding sequence ATGGCGACTGAAGTTAAAGTTCCCGCACTGGGCGAGTCTGTATCTGAAGCCACGGTGGCAAAATGGTACAAAAAAGTCGGTGATGCTGTTGCAGCCGATGAACCGATTGTCGAACTTGAAACCGACAAGGTCACCGTAGAAGTCAACGCCCCGGTTGCTGGCGCGATTGCCGAGCTGGTCGTTGGCGAAGGCGACGAAGTCGAAGTTGGTGCGCTGATCGCCATGATCAACGAAGGTGCCGAAGGCGCCGCTGCTTCTGATGAACCGGCCAAGGAAGAGGCCCCGGCCGCGAAGAAAGAAGAAGCTCCGGCCAAGAAAGAAGAGCCGAAAGCAGCCCCGACTGCTGCACCGGCAGAAACGACCGCGTCAAACAGCGATCATCCGCTGGCACCGGCCGTTCGCAAACTGGTCGAAGACAAGAACCTTGATCCGTCCAAAATCCCGGCAACGGGCAAAGACGGCCGCCTGACCAAGGGCGACGTTCTGAACTTCCTCGAAGGCGGCGGATCTGCTTCGCGCGCTGCTGCCCCGGCACCGAGCGCCCCGGCAGCTCCGAAACCGGAACGTGAACTGCGTGACGGTGAAGAGCGTGTCAAAATGTCCAAGCTGCGCCAGACCATCGCGCGCCGCCTGAAAGAAGCCCAGAACACCGCGGCCATGCTGACCACTTATAACGAAGTGGACATGACCAACCTTCTGGCTTGCCGTAACAAGTACAAAGACGGTTTCGAGAAGAAACACGGTGTGAAGCTTGGCTTCATGTCCTTCTTCATCAAGGCCTGCACCACGGCGCTGAAAGAATGGCCGGCTGTCAATGCCGAGATCGATGGCAACAGCTTCATCTATAAAAACTACTGCGACATCGGCGTTGCCGTTGGTACCCCGCAGGGTCTGGTTGTTCCGGTCATCCGTTCGGCAGAGGAAAAAACCTTTGCGGATCTGGAAAGCACCATTGTCGATTTCGGCAAGCGTGCACGTGACGGCAAACTCGGCATGGATGAAATGACCGGCGGTTCCTTCACCATTTCCAACGGTGGTGTCTTTGGATCGCTTCTGTCATCGCCGATCCTGAACGCGCCGCAGTCCGGTATTCTTGGCATGCACAAGACCCAGATGCGTCCGGTCGCAATCGACGGCAAAGTCGAAATTCGTCCGATGATGTATCTCGCGCTTTCCTATGACCACCGTATCATTGACGGCCGTGAAGCCGTTTCCTTCCTGGTACGCGTCAAGGAATGCATCGAGAACCCGGAACGCATCCTGCTCGATATCTGA
- the lpdA gene encoding dihydrolipoyl dehydrogenase: protein MSENYDVVVIGGGPGGYVCAIRAAQLGLKVACVEKRGALGGTCLNVGCIPSKALLHSSHLFEEATEHFDTHGIEVSKPKVNIEKMMARKDKVVDSNVKGIEFLFKKNKVTYVKGAGEITSPTSVKVALLDGGEETLTAKNIVIATGSEVTPLPGVEIDEEKIVSSTGALVLPKVPKKMVVIGAGVIGLELGSVWRRLGSEVTVVEYLDRILPGMDGELVKQTQRIFAKQGLEFKLGHKVTGAKTTKSGVTLTVEPSKGGDAEELKADVVLVAIGRRPYTKGLGLDTVGVELDDRGRVKTDEHFQTNVGGIFAIGDTIVGPMLAHKAEEDGVALAEMLAGEEGHVDYGKVPGVVYTWPEVAAVGKTEEQLKEEGADYKVGKFPFTANGRAKAMESTEGFVKILEDKKTHRVVGAHIVGPAAGDLIAEVVLAMEYGASAEDIARTCHAHPALGESVKEAALDADKRAIHM from the coding sequence ATGAGTGAGAACTACGACGTTGTCGTGATCGGTGGCGGTCCTGGCGGTTATGTTTGCGCCATCCGCGCCGCACAGCTTGGCCTTAAAGTCGCCTGCGTTGAAAAACGCGGCGCACTTGGCGGTACCTGCCTCAATGTAGGCTGCATTCCGTCCAAGGCCCTGCTGCATTCCTCGCACCTGTTCGAAGAAGCGACCGAGCATTTCGATACCCACGGCATCGAAGTCTCCAAGCCGAAGGTCAACATCGAAAAGATGATGGCCCGCAAGGACAAGGTCGTTGACAGCAATGTCAAAGGCATCGAGTTCCTGTTCAAGAAGAACAAGGTTACCTATGTCAAAGGTGCCGGCGAAATTACCTCGCCGACCTCGGTCAAGGTTGCCCTTCTGGATGGCGGCGAAGAAACGCTTACTGCCAAAAATATCGTCATTGCGACGGGTTCGGAAGTCACCCCGTTGCCGGGTGTCGAAATTGACGAAGAAAAAATCGTCTCCTCGACCGGTGCACTGGTTCTTCCGAAAGTGCCGAAAAAAATGGTTGTCATCGGTGCCGGCGTGATTGGTCTGGAACTTGGTTCCGTCTGGCGTCGTCTGGGTTCCGAAGTCACCGTTGTTGAATATCTTGACCGCATTCTGCCGGGCATGGATGGCGAGCTGGTCAAACAGACCCAGCGCATCTTTGCCAAGCAGGGTCTTGAATTCAAACTCGGTCACAAGGTTACCGGTGCCAAGACCACCAAGTCTGGCGTGACCCTGACTGTTGAACCGTCCAAGGGCGGCGATGCAGAAGAACTCAAAGCCGATGTGGTTCTGGTGGCGATTGGTCGCCGTCCGTACACCAAAGGCCTTGGCCTGGACACTGTCGGTGTTGAACTCGACGATCGTGGTCGTGTCAAAACCGACGAGCATTTCCAGACCAATGTTGGCGGCATCTTTGCGATTGGCGATACCATCGTTGGTCCGATGCTGGCCCACAAGGCTGAGGAAGACGGCGTTGCCCTGGCAGAAATGCTGGCGGGCGAAGAAGGCCATGTCGATTACGGCAAGGTCCCGGGTGTTGTTTACACCTGGCCGGAAGTTGCCGCTGTTGGCAAAACCGAGGAGCAGCTGAAGGAAGAAGGCGCAGACTACAAAGTCGGCAAATTCCCCTTCACCGCAAACGGTCGCGCCAAGGCAATGGAAAGCACCGAGGGCTTTGTCAAAATCCTCGAAGACAAGAAAACGCACCGTGTTGTCGGCGCGCATATTGTCGGCCCGGCTGCGGGCGATCTGATTGCCGAAGTGGTTCTGGCGATGGAATACGGCGCTTCTGCCGAAGACATCGCACGCACCTGCCACGCCCACCCTGCCCTTGGCGAGTCCGTCAAGGAAGCAGCGCTGGACGCGGACAAACGCGCAATCCACATGTAA
- a CDS encoding methylglyoxal synthase, whose amino-acid sequence MVLSVGVVAHDRRKREMADWLEKHKDVFANMRIFATGTTGRVLQERFTELDVHPLKSGPFGGDQQLGSMIAHGELQAMFFFTDPMTPQPHDVDVRALIRLANMYEVPIACNQSTADLLISNPKFEEICEQYRNHSPEQVFADYSNRKV is encoded by the coding sequence ATGGTGCTGTCTGTTGGCGTTGTTGCCCACGACCGTCGCAAACGCGAAATGGCTGACTGGCTGGAAAAACACAAGGATGTATTCGCCAATATGCGCATCTTTGCCACCGGCACCACCGGGCGTGTGTTGCAGGAAAGGTTTACTGAACTGGATGTCCATCCGCTTAAAAGCGGCCCGTTTGGCGGCGATCAGCAATTGGGTTCGATGATTGCGCACGGCGAATTGCAAGCCATGTTCTTTTTCACCGACCCGATGACACCCCAGCCCCACGATGTCGATGTCCGTGCCCTGATCCGGCTGGCCAACATGTATGAAGTGCCGATTGCCTGCAATCAAAGCACGGCAGACCTTTTGATCAGCAATCCGAAGTTCGAGGAAATCTGCGAACAATATCGCAACCATTCCCCCGAACAGGTCTTTGCCGATTACAGCAACCGCAAGGTTTAG
- a CDS encoding AEC family transporter, translating to MQLAYDVIAAIFPIFAAILVGAALKHFLIKTADIWAGIDRLTYYLLLPSLLIVEIYRADFSSGHAGTAVGVTLAATLGLSAALLLLRPVITRDTPLFTSIFQGSVRYNSYVLLAVADALYGAEGLALAIIFVAVMVIATNMLGVVVLSAFSSGKSNLKRIIAGVLKNPIIIAAGAGAILNVSNIHVPLPIENTAALFKTAALPLSLLSVGAGLRFVMDKKAVGAIALATTIKLAVLPVITGVCLYLAGVDGMVLAMGVLYAGMPCAGNAYILARQLNGDPEAMASIITLETLLSAFSVAVIAGVLSIN from the coding sequence ATGCAGCTCGCCTATGATGTCATCGCCGCGATCTTTCCGATCTTTGCCGCCATTTTGGTCGGCGCGGCCTTAAAGCATTTCCTGATCAAAACCGCCGATATCTGGGCCGGGATTGATCGGCTGACCTATTATCTGTTGCTGCCATCGCTTTTGATCGTCGAGATTTATCGCGCCGATTTTTCCAGCGGCCATGCAGGCACCGCCGTCGGTGTCACGCTTGCTGCGACACTCGGGCTTTCTGCGGCCCTGCTTTTGTTGCGTCCGGTGATCACGCGGGACACCCCGCTTTTCACATCCATTTTTCAGGGTTCGGTACGTTACAACAGTTATGTCCTGCTGGCGGTTGCCGATGCGCTTTACGGGGCAGAGGGATTGGCGCTTGCCATCATCTTTGTTGCGGTGATGGTGATCGCCACCAACATGCTGGGCGTTGTAGTGCTAAGCGCCTTTAGCAGTGGCAAAAGCAACCTTAAGCGGATCATTGCAGGCGTTCTGAAAAACCCGATCATTATTGCCGCCGGGGCCGGCGCCATCCTGAATGTGAGTAATATTCACGTTCCGTTGCCAATTGAAAATACCGCCGCCCTGTTCAAGACAGCCGCCCTGCCGCTCAGCCTGCTTTCGGTCGGGGCGGGTTTGCGCTTTGTGATGGATAAAAAGGCCGTGGGTGCGATTGCCCTGGCTACCACCATCAAGCTTGCGGTTTTGCCGGTTATCACCGGCGTCTGCCTGTATCTTGCCGGTGTCGATGGCATGGTTCTGGCGATGGGGGTTCTTTATGCCGGCATGCCGTGTGCGGGCAATGCCTATATCCTCGCACGCCAACTCAATGGTGATCCGGAGGCAATGGCATCGATCATCACGCTGGAGACGTTACTCTCCGCCTTCAGCGTCGCTGTCATCGCCGGTGTATTGAGCATCAATTGA
- a CDS encoding RluA family pseudouridine synthase, whose product MPHPIADDLIAHVLHRDSNIIVLNKPPGLASHGGPKTYFHVDAYLPDLKFGIQPEPTLAHRLDRDTAGCLLLCRHPKSSKKITRLFTEKKIGKSYWAVVRGAMEDDHGFIDAPIGKINDESGWTMLVHEDGQPSKTEYTVLGRGKDADGKDITWLELVPHTGRTHQLRVHLDHVGHPVIGDPFYGRGDEPPVFGAPPTLMLLSRQIIVPFHADRDPVIVDAPPPELMRSGLEACGYDGEYAAHASSIDAQYTGDDSDAEGGE is encoded by the coding sequence ATGCCCCATCCGATTGCAGACGACCTGATCGCGCATGTTCTGCACCGCGATTCCAACATCATTGTTCTGAACAAGCCGCCCGGGCTGGCTTCGCACGGTGGGCCGAAAACCTATTTTCATGTTGATGCCTATCTGCCGGATCTGAAATTCGGCATTCAGCCTGAACCAACACTTGCACACCGTCTGGACCGGGACACCGCCGGCTGTTTGTTGCTGTGCCGTCATCCGAAATCGTCAAAAAAGATCACCCGCCTGTTCACCGAAAAGAAAATCGGCAAGTCCTATTGGGCGGTGGTCCGCGGTGCGATGGAAGATGATCACGGCTTTATTGATGCGCCGATTGGCAAGATCAATGATGAAAGCGGTTGGACCATGCTGGTGCATGAAGATGGTCAGCCGTCAAAAACCGAATATACCGTGCTGGGCCGTGGCAAGGATGCGGATGGCAAGGACATCACCTGGCTGGAACTTGTCCCGCATACCGGGCGGACTCATCAGTTGCGTGTGCATCTTGATCATGTCGGGCACCCGGTGATCGGCGATCCGTTTTATGGCCGCGGCGATGAACCACCGGTCTTTGGTGCGCCGCCGACCCTGATGCTGCTATCGCGCCAGATCATCGTTCCATTCCATGCCGACCGTGATCCGGTGATTGTCGATGCCCCGCCGCCCGAGCTGATGCGTTCCGGGCTCGAAGCATGCGGTTACGACGGCGAATACGCCGCGCATGCAAGTTCAATTGATGCTCAATACACCGGCGATGACAGCGACGCTGAAGGCGGAGAGTAA
- a CDS encoding DUF6134 family protein, translated as MKTSMAYPVKSLFGACAFAGGIALSSNAFAADAQSATQHNSTPVEQARLSEAFDGPETCREFDAIQRYGNELRFQIRRNDSPVGSHVVQFNQGRDGLQVVAQSNIDISFLGFNAYSFDYRSESVWQGDRLAALSVRVDDDGDKTEVVAKSDAQGTLVVSGPEGDQSLPNGIFPTDHWHCGVLGSKAVLNTITGKSNAVDISANEPETLQTTNGTLRATRFTYDGELETTAWYDADGRWVGLAFEARDGSQITYRCMNCATQTAQKDEE; from the coding sequence ATGAAGACATCCATGGCATATCCGGTCAAATCGCTATTTGGCGCCTGCGCCTTTGCGGGCGGTATCGCGCTGTCTTCCAATGCCTTTGCAGCCGATGCCCAATCAGCAACGCAGCACAACTCCACACCCGTTGAGCAAGCGCGCCTTTCCGAGGCATTCGATGGCCCGGAGACCTGCCGCGAATTTGATGCGATCCAGCGGTATGGCAATGAGCTTCGCTTTCAGATCCGGCGCAATGATTCCCCGGTCGGGAGCCATGTTGTGCAGTTCAATCAGGGGCGTGATGGCCTGCAGGTGGTTGCCCAAAGCAATATCGATATCAGCTTCTTGGGGTTTAACGCCTACAGCTTTGACTATCGATCCGAAAGCGTGTGGCAGGGTGACCGCCTGGCCGCCCTTTCGGTGCGGGTAGATGATGATGGTGACAAGACCGAGGTGGTCGCCAAATCTGATGCGCAGGGTACACTCGTTGTCAGTGGCCCGGAGGGGGATCAGTCATTGCCAAACGGGATTTTCCCGACTGATCACTGGCATTGCGGTGTCTTGGGCAGCAAAGCGGTCCTTAATACCATCACCGGCAAGTCAAACGCGGTCGATATCAGCGCGAACGAGCCGGAAACGCTGCAGACAACCAACGGCACGTTGCGCGCCACCCGTTTCACCTATGACGGCGAACTTGAAACCACCGCATGGTATGATGCCGACGGCCGGTGGGTCGGTCTTGCCTTCGAGGCACGCGACGGATCGCAGATCACATATCGTTGCATGAATTGCGCGACACAAACCGCGCAAAAGGATGAGGAATGA
- a CDS encoding SDR family NAD(P)-dependent oxidoreductase, whose amino-acid sequence MKKHFQTIWIIGASSGIGAALARKLHENPTSSAQKIIISARNSDKLDELAAEMPGLTPVPVDITDTNAVNGAIAKVEKQFGLPDLVVLAAGIYSPMKLSAFSAATIRSHVDTNYMGIVNCLEPLLNKMRARKSGEIAVMASVAGYRGLPNAAAYGPTKAALINLCESLHTELSGSGVLLRVINPGFVKTRLTDKNDFEMPYLLEPEQAADYIYRGLCGSDKFEIAFPPPFVRQLKLTQILPYPIFFKLMRKLL is encoded by the coding sequence ATGAAAAAGCACTTCCAGACCATCTGGATTATCGGGGCGTCTTCAGGGATTGGTGCAGCATTAGCACGCAAACTCCATGAAAACCCGACATCCTCCGCGCAAAAAATCATCATTTCGGCCCGAAATTCCGACAAACTCGATGAACTTGCGGCTGAAATGCCGGGTTTAACCCCGGTTCCGGTCGATATTACCGATACAAATGCGGTGAATGGTGCGATTGCCAAGGTTGAAAAGCAGTTTGGCCTGCCTGACCTGGTTGTTTTGGCGGCTGGTATCTATTCCCCGATGAAGCTCAGTGCGTTTTCAGCCGCCACCATCCGCAGTCACGTCGATACCAATTACATGGGCATCGTCAATTGCCTAGAGCCGCTTTTGAACAAGATGCGCGCACGCAAATCAGGCGAGATCGCCGTCATGGCATCGGTGGCAGGATATCGCGGCCTGCCCAATGCCGCGGCCTATGGTCCGACAAAAGCCGCCCTGATCAATCTGTGTGAATCGCTGCATACCGAACTGAGCGGCAGCGGCGTTTTGTTGCGCGTGATCAATCCGGGTTTTGTTAAAACACGGCTGACCGACAAGAACGATTTTGAAATGCCCTATCTGCTCGAACCGGAACAGGCCGCTGATTACATCTATCGCGGGCTTTGCGGCAGTGACAAATTCGAGATTGCCTTCCCGCCCCCATTTGTGCGGCAATTGAAGCTGACCCAAATTCTGCCGTATCCGATTTTCTTCAAACTGATGCGCAAGCTGCTCTGA
- a CDS encoding nuclear transport factor 2 family protein, which translates to MNDITDAKRQLLATYADYYEKLSLETVDQLKELVTDDFVFCDPFTTVRGPDAVCAYLAKAFTDADHPRFVVTHRAIDRDRGFLRWRFSARVKVIGNWEFTGMSEVTFNDDGTRLASHFDHWDSGQNFYAKIPVLRWFIQRLARRVGSL; encoded by the coding sequence ATGAACGACATTACCGACGCCAAGCGCCAGCTGCTGGCAACTTACGCAGACTATTACGAGAAACTGTCGCTTGAGACTGTTGATCAGTTAAAGGAACTGGTGACAGACGATTTCGTGTTTTGCGACCCGTTCACGACCGTCAGGGGTCCAGACGCCGTTTGTGCCTATCTGGCCAAGGCGTTTACCGATGCGGATCATCCGCGCTTTGTCGTTACCCACCGTGCGATCGATCGGGATCGCGGATTTTTACGCTGGCGCTTTAGTGCACGGGTAAAGGTGATCGGCAATTGGGAATTTACCGGCATGTCAGAGGTGACGTTTAACGACGATGGCACGCGCCTGGCATCGCATTTTGACCACTGGGATTCCGGCCAGAACTTTTATGCCAAAATCCCGGTATTGCGCTGGTTTATTCAGCGGCTTGCGCGACGCGTTGGGTCTTTGTGA
- a CDS encoding DUF3833 domain-containing protein, with product MKPQDFAQKEPRFDVFDYFEGDSRAWGIFEDRFGTLRRQFTVEITGTVEDGVLTLEEDFIYDDGETDRRVWKISKTDEHSYEGLADDIVGKAIGSQYGNALNWSYDMDLKVGDGAWRVTFDDWMFLQPDGVLVNRARVKKWGFEIGEVTLFFTKTQRVAQAAE from the coding sequence ATGAAACCGCAGGATTTTGCGCAAAAAGAACCCCGCTTCGACGTGTTTGACTATTTCGAAGGCGACAGCCGGGCTTGGGGAATTTTCGAAGATCGTTTCGGAACCCTGCGTCGTCAGTTCACCGTCGAAATAACGGGAACCGTTGAAGATGGTGTTCTGACACTTGAAGAAGACTTTATCTATGACGACGGCGAAACAGACCGCCGTGTCTGGAAAATCAGCAAAACCGATGAACACAGCTATGAAGGGCTTGCGGACGATATCGTTGGCAAGGCGATTGGCAGTCAGTACGGCAATGCGCTGAACTGGTCTTATGACATGGATCTTAAGGTCGGTGATGGTGCCTGGCGGGTGACGTTCGACGACTGGATGTTCCTGCAACCCGATGGGGTTCTGGTCAACCGGGCACGGGTCAAGAAATGGGGCTTTGAGATCGGCGAAGTAACGCTGTTTTTCACAAAGACCCAACGCGTCGCGCAAGCCGCTGAATAA